The Besnoitia besnoiti strain Bb-Ger1 chromosome IV, whole genome shotgun sequence genome contains a region encoding:
- a CDS encoding hypothetical protein (encoded by transcript BESB_055880), protein MDGDACLRASSPRFEASAIFNKQIEWHSSQPRFASPAAASLTEVSAQARDLAALSCVPPFRACTPSARGSAASVYEPGSQIRGAVASALAASPVFSNVAAVSPWSAPPRPRTSLRSAACASSHPASSSRLPSPALAASHRAALLTQHSPACSASSSSFSSPICVAGSALRASARKPRPSSCRMLSRQASTVASTAVLNTPDPSPAVHTPPSAIRGRECDSAESKRGLSRETAPAITAAKEPGGEPRPKRGEKETSLGDGAEPASKERHENNPRARSDFTQEKDGEGGARQSQRGRNSAGERRQRKSSPDLRLRDDAYTRDRFRAHANERLLHVSSRPALEPRSCEPSAAASLASLFQLQSVVSPLSKPAPAHPHPDSAFSSMHSSSPAGQAVCRSASFSPSLPLSHSPSPSLSASTQRFSSRSRCASLRPEAGADVSTPRRCAGDAAAAQRPSPPASRSVTTAEAEDIDETPASATRWKLSGLTNELHQSRPPPVVTLHARGPVSASHNRKRKGALAARNASTSLPRSSPQGKRASTLKPHPRNETPQTPSSAISCSLSLSETTSAARPLRIDARALKEATRPLAGRESAASETNLHSPDSRVKRLGFLFSACQTPRPARAAPGDPSAPRFPSLHDGIGPCDLGASPPEPSLPRLPGNSANVLLSRRPLPNAECGEAAVDAAATSLSLLASVSPREMPSFFAAAFPRIAGRATGEEGGKRVATPAGDGRDEAEEEAALASFCLVASEGERDKTHALDALNFAHCKLMPSTSQAGEAQQGMSQRREENATDTRREGGNKSKVCAEGEEPNRERWRGEEKQVLRRDEGDVWDTPNEKRFEQEKERTRARRHPLPLLISLSPRSRGTVKSEMRKWLSAKQKRRGEVPQRGNAKANQSENAERMPEAEEARKRELLELLDAETRDFTSNQLTQFYRDKLASFREERESCMEEVRKCRVVYTEVQSLREKLVSQDAELQLKREKAAEAERMLIEGRRLNLQLARQLDDLKSKRKAQLLVSVAEPAVEEVHLRPNEPPLRHFHFHTPSSSLSEPKKPTRSSPSLESPASGDEARDAPRRGGEAEEAAPPSRTQKGEEAKPRRNVSLSQQLPSPCAEARPSAEPAQTTRAMRQRVLGGGSAARAEEIRGSLRCPHERGRVVKVVYLPCEEVEPLVRRVRDLKERLQRQKENACVSFEAETA, encoded by the exons ATGGATGGTGACGCTTGCCTCCGGGCTTCGTCTCCAAGAttcgaggcgagcgccatTTTTAACAAACAGATTGAGTGGCACAGCAGCCAGCCCCGCTTTGCTTCacccgctgctgcgtcaCTCACTGAagtctctgcgcaggcgcgcgatcTCGCCGCACTCTCTTGTGTCCCGCCCTTTCGCGCGTGTACTCCTTCCGCTCGTGGAAGCGCGGCTTCTGTGTACGAACCTGGCTCTCAAattcgcggcgctgtcgcttcCGCACTCGCCGCGTCACCAGTTTTTTCGAACGTTGCCGCGGTTTCCCCTTGGTCGGCCCCTCCCCGGCCGCGGACCTCTTTGCGtagcgccgcgtgcgcctcctcccaTCCGGCTTCGAgttcgcgtcttccttcCCCCGCTTTGGCAGCGTCGCATCGCGCAGCCCTGCTCACTCAGCATTCTCCAGCCTGTTCtgcttcatcttcttccttctcctcgcccatctgcgtcgccggctcGGCGCTCAGAGCGTCAGCGCGCAAGCCGCGTCCTTCCTCCTGCAGGATGCTCAGCCGCCAAGCTTCCACGGTGGCATCGACGGCCGTCCTCAACACGCCGGATCCCTCTCCCGCTGTACACACACCCCCGTCCGCGATTCGCGGGCGAGAGTGCGACTCAGCGGAGTCGAAACGAGGCCTGTCTCGCGAAACGGCGCCCGCGATAACGGCAGCGAAGGAACCTGGAGGAGAACCAAGGCCGAAACGAGgggagaaagagacgagTTTGGGGGATGGAGCCGAACCTGCCTCGAAGGAGAGACACGAAAACAACccacgcgcgagaagcgactTCACGCAGGAAaaagacggcgaaggaggggCTAGGCAGTCGCAGCGGGGACGCAACTCGGCAGGTGAAAGGCGCCAGCGAAAATCATCGCCAgatctccgcctccgcgacgacgcgtaCACAAGAGATCGCTTCCGTGCACATGCCAACGAAAGATTACTTCATGTGAGCTCACGCCCCGCTCTCGAGCCGCGCTCCTGCGaaccctccgcggcggcatcgCTTGCTTCTCTTTTTCAGCTACAAAGTGttgtttcgcctctctccaaGCCTGCCCCCGCTCATCCGCACCCAGACTCCGCTTTCTCGTCGATGCACTCTTCGTCCCCAGCTGGCCAAGCAGTCTGCCGCTCCGCCTctttctcgccctctcttcctctctctcactctccctctccctctctcagCGCTTCAACGCAGCGTTTCTCGtctcgcagccgctgcgcgagtCTTCGGCCGGAAGCTGGCGCCGACGTAAGTACacctcgtcgctgcgcaggggacgccgctgcggcccAGCGCCCAAGCCCGCCGGCTAGCCGAAGCGTCACGACagcggaagcggaagacATCGACGAAACGCCAGCCTCCGCGACGAGGTGGAAGTTGAGCGGCTTGACCAACGAGCTTCATCAGAGTCGCCCTCCCCCCGTGGTGACTCTCCACGCGCGTGGACCGGTTTCAGCGTCACACAACCGAAAACGAAaaggcgcgctcgctgcgcggaATGCCTCGACGAGCCTGCCTCGTTCGTCTCCTCAGGGGAAACGGGCTAGCACCCTCAAGCCACACCCGCGGAATGAGACTCCGCAGACTCCGTCCTCCGCGATCTCCTgctccctttctctctcagAGACGACATctgccgcgcgtccgctACGCATCGACGCTCGAGCTTTAAAGGAAGCGACGCGTCCCCTCGCCGGAAGGGAGTCTGCAGCATCCGAGACGAATCTTCACTCTCCCGACTCGCGTGTGAAGCGGCTgggtttcctcttctctgcatgccAAACTCCCcgtccagcgcgcgcggcgccaggtgacccgtctgcgcctcgtttTCCTTCCTTACACGACGGGATCGGGCCCTGCGAtctcggcgcttcgcctcccgaACCGTCTCTGCCCCGCTTGCCTGGCAATTCTGCCAATGTCTTGCTTTCACGCCGGCCTCTTCCAAACGCGGAGTGTGGCGAGGCTGCGgtggacgccgccgccacttctctctctctcctggcTTCAGTGAGTCCGCGCGAAATgccttccttcttcgcagcgGCGTTCCCTCGAATTGCTGGGCGCGCaaccggcgaagaaggcggaaaaAGGGTGGCGACACCCGCGGGCGACGGTCGCGatgaagcggaggaagaagcagcgctCGCCAGCTTTTGCCTCGTTGCCTctgaaggagagagagataagACGCACGCTCTCGATGCGTTGAACTTTGCGCATTGCAAGCTGATGCCCTCTACTTCGCAGGCGGGAGAGGCACAACAGGGAATGAgccagaggagagaagaaaacgcaacCGACAcaagacgagaaggaggcaACAAATCCAAAGTCTgcgccgagggagaagagCCCAACCGCGAGAGGTGGAGGGGAGAGGAAAAGCAAGTGCTGCgccgagacgaaggagaTGTCTGGGATACGCCAAACGAGAAAAGGTTCGAgcaagaaaaagaaaggactcgcgcgcggcgtcacCCTCTGCCGCTTTTGATCTCGTTGAgtccgcgcagcagagggacAGTGAAGAGCGAGATGCGGAAGTGGCTCAGTgcgaagcagaagcggcgTGGAGAAGTGCCGCAGCGCGGaaacgcgaaggcgaaccaGAGTGAAAACGCCGAGCGCATGccggaagcggaagaagcgcgaaaGCGCGAACTCCTTGAACTCCTTGACGCGGAAACTCGAGACTTCACTAGCAACCAGCTGACGCAGTTTTACAGAGATAAACTCG CCTCATTCCGAGAGGAGCGGGAGAGCTGCATGGAGGAAGTGCGAAAGTGTCGGGTGGTGTACACCGAGGTCCAGTCTCTCCGCGAGAAACTGGTTTCGCAGGATGCTGAG CTGCAGTtgaagcgagaaaaagcggcagaggcagagcGCATGCTTATCGAGGGGCGACGACTCAACCTCCAGCTTGCTCGACAGCTCGATGACTTGAAGAGTAA gcggaaggcgcagctgctggtcAGCGTAGCGGAGCCTGCCGTGGAGGAGGTCCACTTGCGCCCCAACGAGCCTCCGTTGAGGCATTTCCATTTTCACACGCCCTCGAG ctctctGTCTGAACCTAAAAAACCAACGCGATCTTCTCCTTCGCTAgagtcgcctgcctccggggacgaagcgcgagacgcaccgcgccgaggaggcgaggctgaagaagcggcgccgccgtcgcgtacgcagaagggagaggaagccaagccgcggcggaaTGTGTCTCTTTCGCAGCAGTTGCCGTCGCCTTGCGCTGAGGCGCGTCCTTCAGCGGAGCCAGCTCAAACGACGCGGGCGATGAGGCAGCGCGTTTTAGGCGGAGGAAGTGCGGCGCGTGCAGAGGAAATCCGCGGCAGTCTGCGATGCCCGCacgagcgagggcgagtcGTGAAGGTG